The following coding sequences lie in one Silene latifolia isolate original U9 population chromosome 5, ASM4854445v1, whole genome shotgun sequence genomic window:
- the LOC141654804 gene encoding receptor-like protein EIX2, giving the protein MKRLDNLCSLESLNLMSTNLNYKFNDIIQSFSKCPHKALTSLQLSENHVWGSIPDNIGAFSFLRVLELYENQLNGTISQSLGKLTMLEGLDLSYNYLNGTLTTTHLSNLYKLRDLNLFPNTEIVVNISANWIPPFQLDTLILKSCKVGPYFPRWIITQKYLSEIDISNAGISDTIPISFWNSSLWPGIRYLDMSLNMIYGTIPDVSIIFDNLPQIKLGYNLLEGVIPSFLRNNVSTLYLNNNKFSKGLIPFLCPHIQTPLSDLDLSSNLISEKLPDCWSYFDQLIHLHLENNNLWGGLPNSMGALNQLGGLHFSNNNLSGSLPASMVNCTSLVILDLANNSLIGHIPPDFGHSLRNLVVVTLQSNRFVGVLPTSFCYLSFLQILDLSNNYISGTIPRCLYKLASMANTEDDSSPLLGYYLGQNPNDDARVMWKRNEQTFGRSYSSPLGILSVFVDNNPLTLLKGIDLSNNKLEGHIPDGISSLIGLKFLNLSRNNLTGGIVSRIGQLTSLEFLDLSHNRLSGEIPPSLTQISSLSILDVSYNNLTGKIPVGTQLQSFDALSYIGNPGLCGAPLSKCAGDEAPAITRIGDGKQDTKDDFMLGLYISVVLGFIVGFWGVCGTLILKRSWRHAYFRFYENTRDKIYVIWVVKIARAWRRP; this is encoded by the coding sequence ATGAAACGTCTTGATAATTTATGTAGCTTGGAAAGCTTAAACTTGATGAGTACCAATCTCAACTACAAGTTCAATGACATCATCCAATCCTTTTCTAAATGTCCACACAAGGCATTAACGTCTCTACAGTTAAGTGAAAACCATGTTTGGGGCTCGATTCCGGACAACATTGGCGCCTTTTCCTTCTTAAGGGTATTAGAGCTCTATGAAAATCAACTGAATGGTACTATTTCTCAATCCTTGGGAAAACTTACTATGCTTGAGGGTTTGGATCTTTCTTACAATTATTTAAATGGAACTCTCACAACCACCCACTTATCAAACCTTTATAAACTACGTGATCTGAACTTGTTTCCTAACACGGAAATTGTGGTCAACATTAGTGCTAATTGGATTCCTCCATTTCAGCTAGATACGCTAATTTTGAAGTCATGTAAGGTAGGCCCTTATTTTCCAAGGTGGATTATAACTCAAAAATACTTGTCCGAGATTGATATATCAAATGCTGGTATTTCAGACACTATTCCTATTTCCTTTTGGAACTCAAGCTTGTGGCCGGGAATTAGATATCTAGACATGTCTCTCAATATGATTTATGGTACAATTCCAGATGTATCAATCATCTTTGATAACCTCCCTCAAATTAAACTTGGCTACAATCTCTTGGAAGGTGTAATACCCTCGTTTCTAAGGAACAATGTATCCACTCTATATCTAAACAACAATAAGTTTTCAAAAGGCCTTATTCCTTTCTTATGCCCACATATACAAACCCCTCTCTCCGATCTTGACCTATCAAGTAACTTAATTTCGGAAAAGTTGCCGGATTGTTGGAGTTATTTCGATCAATTAATTCACTTGCATTTAGAGAATAATAATCTTTGGGGAGGTTTACCGAACTCTATGGGTGCGTTAAACCAACTTGGTGGTTTACACTTTAGCAACAATAATTTATCTGGTAGTTTACCGGCATCCATGGTGAACTGTACGTCCTTGGTAATTCTAGACCTTGCAAATAACTCATTGATTGGTCACATACCCCCTGACTTTGGGCACAGTTTAAGAAATCTTGTAGTTGTTACCCTACAAAGTAATCGCTTTGTTGGGGTTCTACCTACAAGCTTTTGTTATCTTTCTTTCCTCCAAATCTTGGACCTTTCGAACAACTACATCTCTGGAACCATTCCAAGATGTTTGTACAAACTGGCAAGCATGGCTAACACAGAGGATGACTCTTCTCCACTACTGGGGTATTATCTAGGCCAAAATCCTAACGATGATGCACGAGTAATGTGGAAAAGAAATGAACAAACATTTGGTCGTAGTTACTCATCACCATTAGGAATATTAAGTGTATTTGTTGATAACAACCCATTAACATTACTTAAAGGCATTGATCTATCCAACAATAAGCTAGAAGGTCATATTCCAGACGGTATATCAAGTCTTATTGGATTGAAATTCTTAAATCTATCAAGAAACAATCTTACTGGTGGTATTGTGTCGAGAATAGGTCAGCTGACATCTTTGGAATTTCTTGATTTATCACATAACCGTCTCTCTGGTGAAATTCCTCCAAGTTTAACTCAAATTAGTTCTCTATCAATATTAGATGTTTCCTACAATAACTTAACAGGGAAGATCCCTGTTGGCACACAATTACAAAGTTTTGATGCATTATCATACATTGGAAACCCCGGACTTTGCGGAGCACCGCTTTCTAAATGTGCTGGAGATGAAGCACCTGCCATCACACGAATTGGAGATGGCAAGCAAGACACGAAAGACGACTTTATGTTAGGACTGTACATAAGTGTTGTACTTGGATTCATCGTAGGATTTTGGGGAGTTTGTGGCACTTTAATTCTGAAAAGATCTTGGAGGCATGCCTATTTCCGATTCTATGAAAATACAAGAGACAAGATTTATGTTATATGGGTTGTTAAAATAGCCAGAGCATGGAGGAGACCTTAA
- the LOC141656669 gene encoding putative F-box/LRR-repeat protein At3g49150 → MSSRKSIKLERTTGEDRISELHPDLKHLILKDFPVEEIARTSVLSTQWRHIFRNHPDLIFDHIAYYYWLKKQPFNNGTVVEFLKTIKRILSTHTGLLDQFVLYVVHTQISRNTLSLVDLFDQVMSIVPTTITKLRVNIQVNEPYAVTITQFPELTYLEIYCCSLKYHPTMTFLKLTRLHLYALSVPHNLFQPLSRIAPNLERLSFWCCVWPDGDTVTIDAPRLKEFVMDNCRLRHCSFSETTSLSSVTLNLKHHQLNNNSDGFRHVLPNLTSLEILEMTSTIGVLAPCLKPIEFSECKPWALKKLTLHGLRLTRLSSFMPELILLLKRAKNLEELSISDYSTESDELHHDNFDKFIFKDVTLDRLGRLSFVLLGESYHGLQLLRSIRPCLPVLINLNIGYSSTKLDSTEQERVVVDCVSEFCSASPNVKVTYFRI, encoded by the exons ATGTCGAGTCGAAAATCTATAAAACTGGAAAGAACAACCGGAGAAGATAGAATCAGTGAATTACACCCTGATTTGAAGCACCTTATTTTAAAGGACTTCCCAGTTGAAGAAATAGCAAGAACAAGTGTCCTATCTACCCAATGGCGGCATATTTTCCGCAACCATCCCGACCTTATATTTGATCATATTGCCTATTATTACTGGCTAAAGAAACAACCGTTTAATAATGGGACTGTCGTCGAGTTTCTGAAGACAATTAAACGCATACTGTCCACTCATACTGGACTGTTAGACcagtttgttttgtatgttgtgcACACACAGATTTCGAGGAATACTTTATCACTTGTTGATCTTTTTGATCAAGTGATGAGTATCGTACCTACGACAATCACCAAATTAAGGGTTAATATTCAGGTCAATGAGCCGTATGCGGTGACTATCACTCAATTCCCGGAGTTAACTTATTTGGAAATCTATTGTTGTTCGCTCAAATATCATCCTACGATGACTTTTCTCAAGCTTACCCGGCTACATCTTTATGCACTATCAGTCCCTCATAACTTGTTTCAACCCCTCTCGCGTATTGCACCTAATCTCGAGCGTTTAAGCTTTTGGTGTTGTGTTTGGCCTGATGGTGATACAGTTACAATTGATGCACCACGCCTTAAAGAATTTGTTATGGACAACTGTCGCTTGAGACACTGTTCTTTTTCAGAAACGACGAGCTTGTCTTCTGTTACCCTTAACCTCAAGCATCATCAATTGAACAATAATTCGGATGGATTTCGCCATGTTCTACCTAACCTTACTAGCCTTGAAATCTTGGAAATGACTTCTACGATTGGG GTATTAGCTCCATGCTTGAAGCCAATTGAATTTTCAGAGTGTAAGCCTTGGGCATTGAAGAAGCTTACTTTACATGGACTTCGTCTAACTCGATTATCATCCTTCATGCCGGAGCTCATTTTATTGCTTAAAAGAGCTAAAAACCTCGAAGAGCTGTCGATATCAGATTATTCTACTGAATCTGATGAGCTTCATCATGACAATTTCGACAAGTTCATTTTCAAAGACGTTACACTGGACCGACTTGGGAGGCTGTCGTTTGTATTGCTTGGCGAATCTTATCACGGTCTGCAATTGTTGAGGTCTATTCGTCCGTGCTTACCGGTCCTTATCAACTTGAATATTGGTTATTCTAGTACAAAGCTGGATTCAACCGAACAAGAACGGGTTGTCGTCGATTGTGTATCGGAGTTTTGTTCGGCATCACCCAATGTCAAAGTGACGTACTTTCGTATAtag